The nucleotide window AGCTCATTAGCAAGCAAGCGAAAACTACAAACTGGGGCAAAAAGATTGAGCCAAAGCAAGGCCTCGACTTATCCGTCCTCACACcccagataaaataaaaataatacatctGGAGCCACAAAACATTTACTTTTCAGACATTTACGACATCTCGATTCATGAAAGCCCTATCGGGGAAATGTTTTGCGATTTTCGAAACTTCCTGGGGGTACAGTATACCCTGCCaagttaacattttgtttttttctcccccaATTTCTTCTGCACATTTTGTTTTCCTCTAGGTGACAAACGTGTTCCTGTGAAATCGTCCTTCTCACACACCCCTTGAACAAGGGCATCGGTGTTTTCCGATGCGCCTTACATTTAGGTGCGAGTACAGAAGGGAGGTGCCTGGGAAAGCCATTGCAAATATTCACATAGTCGTGACCATTCGTGGCAGGTCCAACATAGGTCCAAGAGAGCCGGGTGCAGACCACGTTTTAAGGATGCACATACACTGAACCTGTAGAAGTTACCTTTACATGGTCTTTTATGCTGAAAATGTGGACTGGTTACACAACTAAAGCCCCTCAGGCCTGCTATGCTGGACCCCACACAAAGTGCCTCACAGCGACCGCCCCTGTACACTCTAATTTACATTTATACTGGCATTGTCCATATCATCCAAAAGTCTAATTAACAACTTAACTGGGAAGAAGTTGGCTCGGCGGAAAAGTGCATTTCTGCACTAACAAACGTATTTCAATGGAGATGTGTGTTTGGAGGTgagctattgtgtgtgtgtgggggggggggcggtgaagAGATAATGGGATTTTAAACACCTGTGAATTTAGAAACCCAAGTTGGAATACTTAAACGTAAGTAGGCCATGTATCCATTTTTCTAACCACAGAGCCAGTCTTCTGTTGTACCACGGCAGCTTAACAAAGGCACGCCTGCGCGCACAAGTCTTGCCTAATTGCACTGCAATTGCGTGTAATTATCGCGCTCTGAGCGGTTCTGCCACACACCGAGCGAGGTGCGGCGGACCGGGGAGCAGCGTCCCAACTTCTCCTCCCTGAATACAATGGAGACTTCCAGAACAGTTAATGCCCAAAACCTACTACAAATCTCCCGGAATCGTTAGAAGTTTACTAATCCTCAATTAAATAGAACCACCCCAACCtgcataaaaaacacacacacacacacgagtgtAAGTAGCCCTAGCGTGAGAGACGCTATGCAAGCCAAAGAAATCTAGTTTATGAACTCAACATCAAGTTTTTGGGGCGGAGTTGGCTGAATCACTATAGGTTCACAACGTGCGTGCCAGTTGGCTTGCAGGTTGATAAAACAACTGGGAAATGGAAATACCCgcgcgagaatttaaaaaaaaaaaaaaaattgaaattgtccCAGATATTGAGTTGTGGCAACTCGTGGCCTGCGCCCTTAATACAAAACGTGAACACCGACTTCATTGTGGCAGTCACCAATAGTTAAAGGCCGTCCATGTGCACATGTATGACAAAGgcccaaaaaatgttttattttaatcacATCACATTACCAAACCCACAATTATCAAGGTGTGTACCGAAGCATACTAAGCTAAGACTGGGGCATTGCCTCAGTGATACAATAGAAATATCGCTTTGGCATGCATTTTCTCGCCCAGTTGCCCCGACTGGCACAGGATGGCTGCAGATGGAAGGACAGGAGGCATCATGCTAGATTCTACTGCTGATCCCCCCCCCTGGCAGATTGCCCGCACTTCTTAGGATGACATCTCCATAAACATTGGTGTCCTGCTGCCAGACACTCACCAGTACTTCCGTGTGGGCACCCAGCTTGCGCCAATGGGCACTAGCCTGGGGACCGCTCTAGAAGGCATGCTCTTTACTCTGCTTGTCGAAATCAGGCTCTCCTGGTAGCTTACCTCAGTGGCAGACACGCCCCACTGACTAATGGGCCATGAGTATCCACTGTCCCCCATTAAAACGTGTGTACACAGCATGGCGGGCCCCTCACCACCAGTCACACTGCTGCAGGTTTAGTCCCTGCCTTAAACCTAGAGTTATCTGGTCAACAGAGCGACATCTGCAGTGGCACATTCAGGGGCAGGTGAAGCAGCAAGCATGCAGACTGGCACCCAGGCCAAGTGCTTTTCCCAATGCCACAGGGCACACTAGTAGTCGTTACATTAACCTTCAGAGGTCACACAAACTTCTCATAAGATTTTTACCGGATCATACTGCAGTGACCtggagagcaaaagaacaatggattaaatccagatctgtgattgggggtaggtgtttgaaaagttttaacactccgtcaaaatcattttattttgtgatgttgccttgtgcgccctatgtggcaggggtatgcccagacgtgggtcccttgctcactgcgcctctggattcaagctagcctggctgatgaagggtgataccctgaaaccggtcccaggatgttggtttcctgtccagggaggacctggcctagccgttcaggctggactgttcccatggggaacagggtcaagactgatttgcatatggctgggtctaaactggggtgacgaggGGAGCAaagtaatgatggattaaacccagatctgtgaacgggggcgagtgtttgaaaagtttcaacactccgcccatcattttgttttgtgatgttgcataaTGCAGCGAAGACTGAACACAGTGGAAATATACATCTCCAGTCACTCTCCCCCGCGAGAAGGCCTGCTATGAGACTGCGTTGTTTGACAGGACAACACTTTCTTTTTCTAAGCTAAGTAGCCCCTTTCACGTTtgaaaagcagatttttttttttgtgatggcaGGTCAATTTTTAAAGAACTTGCACCGTTTGAATGAACTCTGGCCTAGAAGCCACATCTGTATCCTGGATCCTCCAGTGTAATCCGTTTCCTACAAAGCAAAAACCTGATGCCTTGAACCACGTGAGATTCCATGAAAGGtgtgtggtggttgggggggggggggggaggaatgatCAACGAGAACTGCAGTTGGATCTTTGAGTTCCTATAGGAAATGCATTGCTTGGCCGTGACAAACTGATTGGTTATTATCGAACAATAACACTCAAACCCGTAGTGCAAGCCTTAAATGAGTGATTTCATCCGCATTACCGTTCTCGACCAACAGAGGTCCCGCTCTCAAGATGAGCCTTTCTGTTCAGCCAGCGTCCATGGCCTGAGTCCAATCCCCGCGCCTTTACTTTTGAAATGTTTATGGGATTTAGGACTTTCCCCTTTGGGAGGATTCGATGCACTATTTGTACAGAAGTGCATGTGGAGAGGGCAATTTGTGAACTGCTTACTTGAACTGAATTCTAAAAGGAACAGCTTTAGAAAAGTGTGTGGCGTGCGCAGGTAACTTCcatttgaggggggggggagggggggcaggctaATCATTCCCAGTTTTGAAGCAAAAATGTACTGGTTAAAGGGATCCATTGAACATTTTTGGGCGAAGAGAGCATGGGTTTTGTAAAGGGGTCTCCTGGCACCAAACCAGATCTGTAAAGAATGAACTTCCAATTTAGTGGCCAGTTAAACCGTACGTTGCAACTAAATGTAGCTCGCAGCACTCAGACGTGGGCAGATTTGGGACAAATTGTAAAATTACAAGGAGTTTGTTCCCCCAAAAAAGGGCTGCAGTTGCAGCAATGCATAATCTAGGTATTATGTACATAAATGTAGGATGTAGTGAAGAGATTAATTTAGGATGAATGAAAACATGCCTTTGGGATAATTAGTAAGTTATCTGGTACAGACCTTTATCTACCATCCAAGTTAACGAGCAACATTCGTACAAAAATCTACATCAGCGAGCAGTGAAAGAGTAATTAGAAAAAAACAACTGTCGAGCGTTCTTGAAAAACATGGGGTTTATTGATTTAAACTGCAAACAGTCGTAACAAAAAGCTTTTTCTTAAACTCACACAAAGGAAAAATGTAGTGAACAGTAACAGggaaaaaaaattacattcatGTTTGCTTCTTATGGCGCCAGTCACGTTCACCTCTACAGGGAAATTCCAAACTTGGAAAAAAATGGAACGTAAAGACAGGATACTGCGGTTTGGAATGTCTTCAAAATTAGGCACTTTCAGTCCATCAAGGCTTTTTTCCCTAAAGAAGCTATACAAAAAAAACCTAATGTCTCGTGCACTGTTATACAGCACAGCTTACATACATTCTACAGCCCTGTGGTAAGCGGCCTAGGGCCAAACAACAGggaggaaaaatatatatttttatatataaggcAGTAACCACATTAACTCAATTTGCAGTCCAACACAATGGCGGCAGGATAGGGTGAGGGGGGACGACAAAAtaaacctaaaaataaataaatccaacacggtttacgcatttttttaaattaattttcattgttttttttaaaataaaataaccaaAAGTGTAGTTACAAAAAAGTCATTGTAGTATAATATATTAAActgtggggaggaggggaggaaaaaaaaaaacaaaaacaaaaaaaaaaaaaagacacttcaCAATCTTAAGATTAATATGGAAGATCATAATTTAAACATAAAAGAATATATTCTATGGATTCATCAATCCCGATAAATATgaacacaattacaaaaaaaagcATATGTTCGGCAATAAATACGTTTTGATAAGTTAAATAAGCTTTTTTATATTGTTGTGCAGTGACAAGCAAAATTTGTTCtccaatttttgtttttgaaagttaTACAAAATTAAaaacccagaaaaaaaaaaaaaaaaaaaagttggcgtGAGTGCTCTAAAGATTGGCCTAAAAGTATTCTAGAGCATACCATTAAAGCTGTCTTTCTAATGGAACTTGTTTACATTTTTCACATGGAATGAACCGCCCGCCCATCCACCCGTCCCCTCCCACCTTTTTTTCATAATGAGATCACATGTCTACATGGGCATCTTTGTAGCACCAAAAGTCTTGAGTCTTTACTCCATTCTGgctgtctcccttcctccccccccaccccacattcATCATTTAGTCCACACTTAAGTCAACAATTCAAAATCCATCCACAGCTTTGATTTCTCTCTTGCAGACCAGGCAAGACATGTCCAAAAGTCAGGGAGTTGAAGATTAAGTGGAGGGGGAGCGGGATGTCCACATACCACCACCATTAGACTTGGCAGAAACATTGCCTAAAAGAGGGAGAGGAAGTGGCAAGAGACACAGTATCATCATGGCCAGTGGAGGGCGCTGCTGTTCAGGCACTTCCTCGCACTCTTATGCTTAAGTGCACGCTGGCGTCCTCTAGCTGGAGAGGTAAAATTGTCCCAGCAAGACAGTCTCATAAAGgcactaattgttttttttttcttctgtaaaccatttttgttgctggtgttgacaTATTTTGGCACTTGCGTTTCAGGCCTCAGGCAGGTGGACCAATCTCAGCTTCTAACCCCCCAGACTAACATCAGTTCAGCCTAACATTGTAAAAGGAAAAAAGGCGGGAAGAGTAACAGGGGGGCAGTTTTAGTCGTCAGAGATGGAGAGTCTGCTGAAGATGGGAAGGCGCCTGTTGGAATCGAGGGTGGGCGAGTCGGAGCCGCTGTTGCTGCTGGCGCTGCTCAGGTATCCTTCCTGGTCGGACAGGGAGTCCTGGGGGCTGGGGGGAGAGTCGAACATCTGGGGGGACTGCGACATGGGCCGGAAGAGGAAGGAGGTCGGGGAGCCGGGCGCGTTGGAGGAGCCCAGGGGCAGCTGCATGCCCATGCTGGGGGCGAAGAGGCTGGCCAGCTCCTGGCTGGAGAAGGTGAAGGGGTTGCTGGCGCAGCTGGGGGAGTGCAGCAGGTCTTCGCTGCTCAGGGCCGGCGGCGGGGTGATGGAGGTGGGGCTGTCCAGCAGCCCGTTGGCGGTGGGGAAGCCGGCGAAGCTGAAGCTGTGCTGCAGCCGGGGCCGGTCCAGCTTGGAGTTGGAGATGGAGAAGGGCATCTGGTCGCGGCCCGACACCTGGCGCCGCTCCTCGGCGTTGTGGATGAAGTGGCACCTGGGCCCGTAGGGGCAGAAGCCGATGGTGTGGAAGGTGCGGCACAGCTCCGTCTTGTACTTGGGGTGGCGGGTCAGGCTGCGCAGCTCGTGGATGCCGTGGGCGAACTGGCACTTGTCGCCGTACTTGCAGGCGCCGTTCTCCTCGAAGGGCCGGCACAGCTCCGTCTTGTAGCGGCTGGAGTTGACCTGGCCCCCGGGCTTCTGCAGCAGCCGCTCGCCGTTCTCCGAGAAGGAGCGGTCGCGGAACTTGTTCTCCTTGTTGCCCAGGGCGGTGGAGCAGGGATCCATCTTCAGGCTGTTGAGGAACTGGTTCTGGTTGAACTTGGGCAGCGTGACCGAGTGCCTCCTCGGGAAGCCCACCATGGCCGGCGTCCCCACAGCCTTCCTGTCCAGCAGAGAGACGTTGTTGTTCGTGGGGTT belongs to Pleurodeles waltl isolate 20211129_DDA chromosome 9, aPleWal1.hap1.20221129, whole genome shotgun sequence and includes:
- the ZFP36L1 gene encoding mRNA decay activator protein ZFP36L1 isoform X1; this translates as MSTALMSPTIFDLSEVLCKSNKMINYNNNILNPTNNNVSLLDRKAVGTPAMVGFPRRHSVTLPKFNQNQFLNSLKMDPCSTALGNKENKFRDRSFSENGERLLQKPGGQVNSSRYKTELCRPFEENGACKYGDKCQFAHGIHELRSLTRHPKYKTELCRTFHTIGFCPYGPRCHFIHNAEERRQVSGRDQMPFSISNSKLDRPRLQHSFSFAGFPTANGLLDSPTSITPPPALSSEDLLHSPSCASNPFTFSSQELASLFAPSMGMQLPLGSSNAPGSPTSFLFRPMSQSPQMFDSPPSPQDSLSDQEGYLSSASSNSGSDSPTLDSNRRLPIFSRLSISDD
- the ZFP36L1 gene encoding mRNA decay activator protein ZFP36L1 isoform X2; amino-acid sequence: MINYNNNILNPTNNNVSLLDRKAVGTPAMVGFPRRHSVTLPKFNQNQFLNSLKMDPCSTALGNKENKFRDRSFSENGERLLQKPGGQVNSSRYKTELCRPFEENGACKYGDKCQFAHGIHELRSLTRHPKYKTELCRTFHTIGFCPYGPRCHFIHNAEERRQVSGRDQMPFSISNSKLDRPRLQHSFSFAGFPTANGLLDSPTSITPPPALSSEDLLHSPSCASNPFTFSSQELASLFAPSMGMQLPLGSSNAPGSPTSFLFRPMSQSPQMFDSPPSPQDSLSDQEGYLSSASSNSGSDSPTLDSNRRLPIFSRLSISDD